From the genome of Hyalangium ruber, one region includes:
- a CDS encoding YceD family protein: protein MLVKIEQIQDKGLQLDEPIGLEVLQEVMGGAGQDTGFRPTRPSTLRASFKKVSGGVLLNGQFTAHVAAPCKRCLQDVQQDLPVAFTLNLVPESLARGEDVDGADEAGDDRNQGESAGSFGLEDADEVIFDGKTIDLDPIVREQVLLALPMSAVCREDCKGLCAQCGQNLNEKQCGCEQKVIDPRLAPLMNIKLN, encoded by the coding sequence ATGCTCGTAAAGATTGAACAAATTCAGGACAAGGGGCTGCAGCTCGACGAGCCCATCGGCCTGGAGGTGCTCCAGGAGGTCATGGGCGGCGCCGGCCAGGATACCGGTTTCCGTCCGACCCGGCCTTCGACGCTCCGCGCTTCCTTCAAGAAGGTAAGCGGTGGGGTGCTGCTGAACGGGCAGTTCACCGCCCATGTGGCCGCCCCCTGCAAGCGCTGCCTGCAGGACGTGCAGCAGGACCTGCCGGTGGCCTTCACCCTCAACCTGGTGCCCGAGTCGCTGGCCCGGGGCGAGGATGTGGATGGCGCGGACGAAGCAGGAGACGACCGCAACCAGGGCGAGAGCGCTGGCTCCTTCGGGTTGGAGGATGCGGACGAGGTGATTTTCGACGGCAAGACGATCGATCTGGATCCGATCGTGCGTGAGCAGGTATTGCTCGCCCTGCCGATGAGCGCGGTCTGTCGTGAGGACTGCAAGGGGCTCTGTGCGCAGTGCGGCCAGAACCTCAACGAGAAGCAGTGTGGCTGCGAGCAGAAGGTCATCGACCCTCGGCTCGCGCCGCTGATGAACATCAAGCTGAACTAG
- the rpmF gene encoding 50S ribosomal protein L32, translating to MGVPKKRTSKMRRDRRRAANNNLRSAVQVIKCPKCKEPVLPHRACAACGTYGGREVVATE from the coding sequence GTGGGAGTTCCCAAGAAGCGGACGTCGAAGATGCGCCGTGACCGCCGTCGCGCGGCCAACAACAACCTGCGGTCGGCCGTGCAGGTCATCAAGTGCCCCAAGTGCAAGGAGCCGGTGCTGCCGCACCGCGCCTGCGCCGCCTGCGGTACGTATGGTGGGCGTGAGGTTGTCGCTACCGAATAG
- a CDS encoding phosphate ABC transporter substrate-binding protein, with the protein MNKLLASFLAVFLLALPLAAQAGNVTIKGSDTMVILGQRWAEEYMKKNASTKIQVTGGGSGTGLAALINGTTDIAMSSRPIKDAETEKLRGRFNTTGAEISVAKDGVTFYVHEKNPLSSLTLEQLKGIYLGDITNWKEVGGPDAPIVVYSRENSSGTYVFVKDNLLGGEDYTPNAQTLPGTAAVVNAVSKEKNGIGYGGAAYAKGIKELKIKAGSEEVTPSAENIKSGKYPLSRDLYFYLRGKPTGEVKAFIDFALSPEGQQIVNKVGYFPVK; encoded by the coding sequence ATGAACAAGCTTCTCGCGTCGTTCCTCGCCGTCTTCCTGCTGGCGCTCCCGCTGGCGGCCCAGGCGGGCAACGTCACCATCAAGGGTTCGGACACCATGGTCATCCTCGGCCAGCGCTGGGCCGAGGAGTACATGAAGAAGAACGCCAGCACGAAGATCCAGGTCACGGGCGGCGGCTCGGGCACGGGCCTGGCCGCGCTCATCAACGGCACCACGGACATCGCCATGTCCAGCCGCCCCATCAAGGATGCGGAGACCGAGAAGCTGCGCGGCCGCTTCAACACCACGGGCGCGGAGATCTCCGTCGCGAAGGACGGCGTCACCTTCTACGTCCACGAGAAGAACCCGCTCTCGTCTCTGACCCTGGAGCAGCTCAAGGGCATCTACCTGGGCGACATCACCAACTGGAAGGAAGTGGGCGGGCCGGATGCCCCCATCGTCGTCTACTCGCGTGAGAACTCCTCGGGCACCTATGTGTTCGTGAAGGACAACCTGCTCGGCGGTGAGGACTACACCCCCAACGCCCAGACGCTGCCGGGCACGGCGGCGGTGGTGAACGCGGTGTCCAAGGAGAAGAACGGCATCGGCTACGGCGGCGCTGCCTACGCCAAGGGCATCAAGGAGCTGAAGATCAAGGCGGGCTCGGAGGAGGTGACCCCCAGCGCCGAGAACATCAAGAGCGGCAAGTACCCGCTCTCGCGCGACCTGTATTTCTACCTGCGCGGCAAGCCCACCGGAGAGGTCAAGGCGTTCATCGACTTCGCGCTGTCGCCCGAGGGACAGCAGATCGTGAACAAGGTTGGCTACTTCCCGGTGAAGTAG
- a CDS encoding sensor histidine kinase translates to MPLRILLLPLLLPAAVVLVLLAMLGELGNALAAAAVTLAGSAIALAVSRESVQRQLHSLALKTRGRANGLAAPSAEPDALDEVITLEGAIDSLHARLSAQNAQLTQEARTLTAVLDGMIEGIWVTDAEGTVVRHNDALREMLRPGSGGIAGQRPLALIRNESLHEAVMRACREGASSRLELTLEGLFPRTLAIRVTPLGRDLPGSAAVFHDVTELRRLEKVRKDFVANVSHELRTPITAIRGYAETLQSGALQEPQVAPKMVEIIHRQSERLSELVEDLLELSRLESREVQLKFAPVPLAVAASRAAETVKPKAGGKDIHLELHVPTGLTARGDERAIEQVLLNLLDNAVKYTPAGGRVDVFGVLEDGRCVVRVKDTGVGIEPKHLSRIFERFYRVDKGRSRDMGGTGLGLSIVKHLLGAMGGEVKVESQPNVGSVFAIFLPVAPPEASSR, encoded by the coding sequence ATGCCCCTGCGCATCCTCCTCCTGCCGCTCCTGCTGCCCGCGGCCGTGGTCCTGGTGCTCCTGGCCATGCTGGGAGAGCTGGGCAACGCGCTCGCGGCAGCGGCCGTCACCCTGGCCGGCTCGGCGATCGCGCTCGCGGTCAGCCGGGAGAGCGTCCAGCGCCAGCTCCACTCCCTGGCGCTGAAGACGCGAGGCCGAGCCAACGGCCTGGCCGCGCCTTCCGCCGAGCCCGACGCGCTGGACGAGGTGATCACCCTGGAAGGAGCCATCGACTCGCTCCACGCCCGGCTCTCCGCGCAGAACGCCCAGCTCACCCAGGAGGCGCGCACCCTCACCGCCGTGCTGGACGGAATGATCGAGGGCATCTGGGTCACCGACGCCGAGGGGACGGTGGTGCGCCACAATGATGCCTTGCGCGAGATGCTGCGGCCCGGCAGCGGTGGAATCGCCGGCCAGCGCCCGCTCGCCCTCATCCGCAATGAGTCCCTCCATGAAGCGGTGATGCGCGCCTGCCGCGAGGGGGCCTCGTCCCGCCTGGAGCTGACCCTGGAGGGACTCTTCCCCCGCACGCTCGCGATCCGGGTGACGCCGCTGGGAAGGGACCTGCCGGGCAGCGCCGCCGTCTTCCACGACGTCACCGAGCTGCGGCGGCTGGAGAAGGTGCGAAAGGACTTCGTGGCCAACGTCTCCCACGAGCTGCGCACGCCCATCACCGCCATCCGCGGCTATGCGGAGACGCTCCAGAGCGGCGCCCTGCAGGAGCCGCAGGTGGCCCCCAAGATGGTGGAGATCATCCACCGTCAGTCCGAGCGCCTCTCCGAGCTCGTCGAGGACCTGCTGGAGCTGTCCCGGCTGGAGTCGCGCGAGGTGCAGCTCAAGTTCGCCCCCGTGCCGCTGGCGGTGGCGGCCTCGCGGGCGGCCGAGACGGTCAAGCCCAAGGCGGGGGGCAAGGACATCCACCTGGAGCTCCACGTCCCCACTGGGCTCACGGCGCGCGGAGATGAGCGGGCGATCGAGCAGGTGCTCCTCAACCTGCTGGACAACGCGGTGAAGTACACCCCGGCTGGAGGGCGAGTGGACGTGTTTGGCGTGCTGGAGGACGGGCGCTGCGTGGTACGGGTCAAGGACACCGGCGTGGGCATCGAACCCAAGCACTTGTCCCGTATTTTCGAGCGTTTCTACCGGGTGGACAAAGGTCGCAGCCGGGACATGGGGGGTACGGGGCTGGGGCTGTCCATCGTCAAGCACCTCTTGGGGGCCATGGGGGGCGAGGTGAAGGTGGAGAGCCAGCCCAATGTAGGCAGCGTGTTCGCGATTTTTCTACCAGTGGCTCCCCCGGAAGCCTCATCCAGGTAG
- the fabD gene encoding ACP S-malonyltransferase, with product MSKIAFVFPGQGSQKVGMGKDLLEKFPEARAVFESADAALGDKLSTLCFEGPEDQLKLTANTQPAILTVSLAVYAVFANRGPAPAFVAGHSLGEYSALVAAGSLSLEDAVRAVRARGTFMQEAVPAGVGAMAAVLGLEPEKVKAACDAAAQGEVLSPANYNSPEQTVIAGHAAAVARAEAKLKEAGAKRVMPLPVSAPFHCSLMDPVKPRLAEVLGKVQVSAPRVPVVTNVEAKPNSDASRVVPLLLEQVSAPVRWIECVEALKAEGVTRVVELGPGKVLAGLVKRISKDIETFNVEDSASLEKTLAALGAA from the coding sequence ATGTCGAAGATCGCGTTCGTCTTCCCCGGGCAGGGCAGCCAGAAGGTCGGCATGGGGAAGGATCTGCTGGAGAAGTTCCCCGAGGCCCGCGCCGTGTTCGAGTCGGCGGATGCGGCCCTGGGAGACAAGCTGTCCACCCTCTGCTTCGAGGGCCCCGAGGACCAGCTCAAGCTCACCGCCAACACCCAGCCGGCCATCCTCACCGTCTCCCTGGCGGTGTACGCCGTGTTCGCCAACCGCGGGCCGGCTCCGGCCTTCGTCGCGGGGCACTCGCTGGGCGAGTACTCGGCGCTGGTGGCCGCTGGCTCGCTGTCGCTGGAGGACGCGGTCCGGGCAGTGCGCGCGCGCGGCACCTTCATGCAGGAGGCGGTGCCCGCCGGGGTGGGCGCCATGGCGGCGGTGCTGGGCCTGGAGCCCGAGAAGGTGAAGGCCGCCTGTGACGCGGCGGCCCAGGGCGAGGTGCTCTCGCCTGCCAACTACAACTCGCCCGAGCAGACGGTCATCGCCGGGCACGCCGCCGCGGTGGCTCGCGCCGAGGCGAAGCTCAAGGAGGCGGGCGCCAAGCGCGTCATGCCCCTGCCGGTGTCCGCTCCGTTCCACTGCTCGCTGATGGATCCGGTGAAGCCGCGGCTGGCCGAGGTGCTCGGCAAGGTGCAGGTGTCCGCGCCCCGCGTCCCGGTGGTCACCAACGTGGAGGCGAAGCCCAACAGCGACGCGTCGCGCGTGGTGCCGCTGCTGCTGGAGCAGGTGAGCGCGCCGGTGCGCTGGATCGAGTGCGTGGAGGCGCTCAAGGCCGAGGGCGTCACCCGCGTGGTGGAGCTGGGGCCGGGCAAGGTGCTGGCGGGCCTCGTCAAGCGCATCAGCAAGGACATCGAGACGTTCAACGTCGAGGATTCCGCGAGCCTCGAGAAGACGCTTGCGGCGCTGGGGGCAGCATGA
- a CDS encoding response regulator transcription factor, with protein sequence MSHVLIVDDERDLAELIDFNLQAAGFSTRVAVTGVAALTAAREQRPELVLLDLMLPDMPGTEVCKQLRSSALTRDVLIVMLTAKGEEADRVRGFEVGADDYVTKPFSVRELVLRLKAILRRSGPSREDSAAHVLGPLKLDVGAHRFYVDNKEVTLTALEFRLLEYLMTRVGRVSTREQLLEEVWGLSSSLETRTIDTHVMRLRDKLGLARAYLETVRGVGYRIVDPNAS encoded by the coding sequence ATGTCCCACGTCCTCATCGTTGATGACGAGCGCGATCTCGCCGAACTCATCGACTTCAATCTCCAGGCAGCCGGCTTCTCCACCCGCGTGGCCGTCACGGGCGTGGCAGCACTCACGGCCGCGCGCGAGCAGCGCCCCGAGCTCGTGCTGCTCGATCTGATGTTGCCCGACATGCCCGGCACGGAGGTGTGCAAGCAGCTGCGCTCGAGCGCGCTCACCCGGGATGTTCTCATCGTCATGCTCACCGCCAAGGGTGAGGAGGCAGACCGGGTGCGCGGCTTCGAGGTGGGCGCGGATGACTACGTCACCAAGCCCTTCAGCGTCCGCGAGCTGGTGCTGCGCCTCAAGGCCATCCTGCGCCGCAGCGGCCCGTCTCGGGAAGACTCCGCGGCGCACGTGCTCGGTCCCCTCAAGCTCGACGTGGGCGCGCACCGCTTCTACGTGGACAACAAGGAGGTGACCCTCACCGCGCTCGAGTTCCGCTTGTTGGAGTACCTGATGACGCGGGTGGGGCGAGTGTCGACCCGCGAGCAGCTCCTGGAGGAGGTGTGGGGACTGTCCAGCAGCTTGGAGACGCGCACCATCGACACGCACGTGATGCGGCTGCGCGACAAGCTCGGGCTGGCGCGCGCCTACCTCGAGACGGTTCGTGGCGTTGGCTATCGCATTGTCGATCCCAACGCGTCTTGA
- a CDS encoding response regulator, which produces MARILIIEDEQDLAGLVEYNLRAAGFETETANTGAGGLAKARARPPDLVLLDLMLPDVAGSEVLRMLKNDTELRKAPVVIVSAKGQESDRIQGLEMGADDYVVKPFSVRELMLRVKAVLRRSDADEGTATQLAAGDIQLDTSRHQVRVKGEEVLLTALEFRLLHTLMERGGRVQTREVLLSDVWGIQAEIHTRTVDTHIKRLREKLGPAGDIIETVRGVGYKLNSP; this is translated from the coding sequence ATGGCGCGCATCCTGATCATCGAGGACGAGCAGGACCTCGCCGGGCTCGTCGAGTACAACCTTCGCGCCGCGGGGTTCGAGACGGAGACGGCGAACACCGGCGCGGGAGGGCTGGCCAAGGCCCGTGCCCGGCCTCCGGACCTCGTGCTGCTGGACCTGATGTTGCCGGACGTGGCCGGCAGCGAGGTGCTGCGGATGCTGAAGAACGACACCGAGCTGCGCAAGGCGCCGGTGGTCATCGTCAGCGCCAAGGGCCAGGAGTCCGATCGCATCCAGGGCCTGGAGATGGGCGCGGATGACTATGTGGTGAAGCCCTTCTCGGTCCGCGAGCTGATGCTGCGCGTCAAGGCGGTGCTGCGGCGCTCGGACGCGGACGAGGGAACCGCCACCCAGCTCGCCGCCGGGGACATCCAACTCGACACCTCGCGCCACCAGGTGCGCGTCAAGGGCGAGGAGGTGCTTCTCACCGCGCTGGAGTTCCGCCTGCTGCACACGCTGATGGAGCGTGGCGGCCGGGTGCAGACGCGCGAGGTCCTCCTGTCGGATGTGTGGGGCATCCAGGCGGAGATCCACACGCGCACGGTGGACACGCACATCAAACGCCTGAGGGAGAAGCTGGGTCCGGCGGGCGACATCATCGAGACGGTGCGCGGCGTGGGCTACAAGCTCAACTCCCCGTAA
- the acpP gene encoding acyl carrier protein, with product MSTQAIESKVKSIIADQLGVSDEEIRPEASFIEDLGADSLDIVELVMAMEEEFEVEIPDEEAENIKTVGDAINYINTHKK from the coding sequence ATGTCGACGCAAGCCATCGAATCCAAGGTCAAGTCCATCATCGCCGACCAGCTTGGCGTGAGCGATGAGGAGATCCGGCCCGAGGCCTCCTTCATCGAGGACCTTGGCGCCGACAGCCTCGATATCGTGGAGCTCGTGATGGCGATGGAGGAGGAGTTCGAGGTCGAGATCCCCGACGAGGAGGCCGAGAACATCAAGACCGTCGGCGACGCCATCAACTACATCAACACCCACAAGAAGTAG
- the plsX gene encoding phosphate acyltransferase PlsX gives MRLVLDAMGGDHAPAAAVEGGVLFAREHPEHEVVLVGDSLRVRTHLPRTGAPGNLHLHHASQVVEMDDSPSAFRRKKDSSLQVGFELVRAGEASALVSAGNSGAVMAGALLVLGRLPGVDRPAIATLFPALRGGGRCLLLDAGANVDCKPVHLAQFAVLGEAYVRARLGISRPRIAVLSNGEEPSKGTVLTREASALLRRSDLAFSGYVEGKDIFSGEVDVVVTDGFTGNIVLKASEGAAMGVAGLLRSAIEKRGGLPEKLGALLLQPTLAGLKRVVDYAEYGGAPLLGIQGVGIVAHGRSSPRAIQSALGAALQMAQAGLQTELTRCIERARAWLPARQRGKRATQGTLSD, from the coding sequence GTGCGGCTCGTCCTCGATGCGATGGGTGGCGATCACGCCCCCGCCGCCGCTGTCGAGGGAGGCGTGCTCTTCGCGCGCGAGCACCCAGAGCACGAAGTCGTGCTCGTGGGCGACTCGTTGCGCGTGCGCACGCACCTGCCGCGCACTGGCGCGCCCGGTAACCTCCACCTCCACCACGCCTCCCAGGTGGTGGAGATGGACGACAGCCCTTCCGCCTTCCGGCGCAAGAAGGACTCTTCCCTCCAGGTGGGCTTCGAGCTCGTCCGGGCTGGGGAGGCGTCTGCCCTCGTGTCGGCGGGAAACTCTGGCGCCGTCATGGCGGGAGCCCTGCTCGTGCTCGGCCGCCTGCCGGGCGTCGACCGTCCCGCCATCGCCACGCTCTTTCCGGCCCTTCGAGGGGGCGGGCGCTGCCTGCTCCTGGATGCCGGCGCCAACGTGGACTGCAAGCCCGTGCATCTGGCGCAGTTCGCCGTGCTCGGCGAGGCCTACGTGCGCGCCCGCCTGGGAATCTCCCGCCCCCGCATCGCCGTGCTGTCCAATGGAGAGGAGCCCTCCAAGGGTACCGTGCTCACCCGCGAGGCTTCCGCGCTGCTGCGCCGGTCAGACCTGGCCTTCTCGGGCTACGTCGAGGGCAAGGACATCTTCTCCGGCGAGGTGGATGTCGTCGTCACCGACGGCTTCACCGGCAACATCGTCCTGAAGGCCTCCGAGGGCGCGGCCATGGGTGTGGCGGGTCTGCTGCGATCGGCCATCGAGAAGCGCGGGGGGCTGCCCGAGAAGCTCGGAGCGTTGCTGCTCCAGCCCACGCTCGCGGGACTGAAGCGCGTGGTGGACTATGCCGAGTATGGCGGCGCGCCCCTGCTCGGCATTCAAGGCGTGGGCATCGTCGCCCATGGGCGCAGCAGTCCGCGCGCCATCCAGTCCGCTTTGGGGGCCGCGCTGCAGATGGCTCAAGCAGGACTGCAGACCGAGTTGACGCGCTGCATTGAGCGGGCGCGCGCCTGGCTGCCTGCACGGCAGAGAGGAAAAAGAGCGACACAGGGCACTTTGTCCGATTAG
- a CDS encoding metallophosphoesterase family protein, which yields MRVAILADIHGNLPACEAVLEDIERMAPDYIVAAGDLALRGAHPRETVELLADRCDALLMGNTDCYLAGNYLGGAYRERDHWKTELLRWTRDQLGEAHLKTLGALPFSVRYSPRKGQDLFVCHANPKNLEESLDPTLDEMSVRRFFMHLDAAACAFGHLHFPYRRRVGRMLIADVASAGIPRDGDLRPAYGIFTYTPKGWRVQIRRVRYPVRKATQALTARKVPGGPILIHKLVEARYRHHHALLEAARRHSGLPPPGPVLRPPPGAPPRPAPVSDELPVVDAEPPVPRADEAEAAALRQEAVEAGELRHVPEPELPDEPAMASAPLGAVSDLDG from the coding sequence ATGCGGGTCGCTATCCTCGCGGACATCCACGGCAATCTTCCTGCCTGCGAGGCGGTCCTCGAGGACATCGAGAGGATGGCGCCCGATTACATCGTCGCCGCCGGGGACCTGGCGCTGCGCGGAGCCCATCCGCGCGAAACGGTGGAGCTGCTGGCCGATCGCTGTGACGCGCTGTTGATGGGCAACACGGACTGTTACCTCGCGGGTAACTACCTGGGTGGGGCGTACCGTGAGCGCGACCACTGGAAGACGGAGCTGCTGCGCTGGACGCGGGATCAGCTCGGCGAGGCCCACCTCAAGACGCTGGGCGCCCTGCCCTTCTCGGTGCGCTACTCGCCGCGCAAGGGGCAGGACCTGTTCGTCTGCCACGCGAACCCGAAGAACCTCGAGGAGTCGCTGGACCCGACGCTGGACGAGATGTCGGTGCGCCGCTTCTTCATGCACCTGGACGCGGCGGCCTGCGCCTTCGGGCACCTGCACTTCCCCTACCGCCGCCGCGTGGGCCGCATGCTGATCGCCGACGTGGCCAGCGCCGGCATTCCCCGCGACGGGGACCTGCGCCCGGCCTACGGCATCTTCACCTACACCCCCAAGGGCTGGCGCGTGCAGATCCGCCGGGTGCGCTACCCGGTGCGCAAGGCCACCCAGGCGCTCACCGCGCGCAAGGTGCCCGGGGGTCCCATCCTCATCCACAAGCTGGTGGAGGCGCGCTACCGCCACCACCACGCGCTGCTGGAGGCCGCGCGCCGCCACTCGGGCCTGCCGCCTCCGGGCCCGGTGCTGCGCCCGCCCCCGGGAGCGCCTCCGCGTCCCGCTCCCGTGTCGGACGAGCTGCCCGTGGTGGACGCCGAGCCACCCGTTCCGCGCGCCGATGAGGCGGAGGCAGCCGCTCTGCGCCAGGAAGCGGTGGAGGCCGGCGAGCTCCGTCACGTTCCGGAGCCGGAGCTGCCCGACGAGCCCGCCATGGCCTCGGCGCCGCTCGGTGCCGTGAGCGATCTGGACGGCTGA
- a CDS encoding beta-ketoacyl-ACP synthase III: protein MTLAQIIGTGSYAPSQVITNKDLEKVVDTSDEWITERTGIKERRQAAPGEATSDMAVAAAREALALSGTRPEEVDLIVVGTITADMPMPSCAAFVQAKLGAKNAFAFDVAAACAGALYAMSVAEQFIRTGRVKRALVIGADLFTRIVNWKDRNTCVLFGDGAGAMVLAPSEDPQRGILSTHLRTDGALAEILAVPAGGSKEPVTEETLRTQRHKLTMNGREVFKCAVRALSDTTQEALASCGLVPAQVDHVIAHQANMRILEAVMQRLEVPVEKCWINLDKYGNTSAASLPMSLDEACRAGRIKRGDLVAMLAIGAGMTWGSAVVRW from the coding sequence GTGACCCTTGCTCAGATCATTGGAACCGGTTCCTACGCTCCCTCTCAGGTCATCACCAACAAGGACCTCGAGAAGGTCGTCGACACCTCCGACGAGTGGATTACCGAGCGGACCGGCATCAAGGAGCGGCGGCAGGCCGCGCCGGGTGAGGCGACGAGTGACATGGCGGTCGCCGCCGCCCGCGAGGCCCTGGCCCTGTCCGGCACGCGCCCCGAAGAGGTAGATCTGATCGTCGTGGGCACCATCACGGCGGACATGCCCATGCCCTCCTGCGCTGCCTTCGTGCAGGCGAAACTGGGCGCGAAGAACGCCTTCGCCTTCGATGTGGCGGCCGCCTGCGCGGGCGCGCTCTATGCCATGTCCGTGGCCGAGCAGTTCATCCGCACCGGGCGGGTGAAGCGGGCGCTCGTCATCGGCGCGGACCTGTTCACCCGCATCGTCAACTGGAAGGACCGCAACACGTGCGTGCTCTTCGGAGACGGAGCGGGCGCGATGGTGCTGGCGCCCTCCGAGGATCCTCAGCGGGGCATCCTCTCCACCCACCTGCGCACCGACGGCGCGCTGGCGGAGATCCTCGCCGTGCCGGCCGGCGGCTCGAAGGAGCCGGTGACCGAGGAGACGCTGCGCACCCAGCGCCACAAGCTGACCATGAACGGGCGCGAGGTCTTCAAGTGCGCGGTGCGCGCGCTGTCCGACACCACGCAGGAGGCCCTGGCCTCCTGTGGCCTGGTGCCAGCCCAGGTGGACCACGTCATCGCACACCAGGCGAACATGCGAATCCTGGAGGCGGTGATGCAGCGGCTGGAGGTGCCCGTCGAGAAGTGCTGGATCAACCTCGACAAATACGGCAACACGTCGGCCGCGTCGCTGCCCATGTCGCTGGATGAGGCCTGCCGCGCCGGGCGCATCAAGCGTGGAGACCTCGTCGCGATGCTGGCCATCGGGGCCGGCATGACGTGGGGGAGCGCAGTGGTACGGTGGTAG
- the fabG gene encoding 3-oxoacyl-[acyl-carrier-protein] reductase, with product MNGFKDKVVLVTGGSRGIGRACAVAFAKAGAATVVISYAGNEAAAQETLGLIQAAGAKGESLKFDVSDTAACASTVEHVVKTHGRLDVLVNNAGVAVDGLVMRVKDEDWDKQMDTNLKGAFALIRAASRPMMKQRGGAIINLTSIVGESGNGGQAAYSASKAGLIGLTKSVAKELASRNIRVNAVSPGFIGTDMTAQIPEDMRKKMVESIPLARLGNPEEVANAVVFLASDAATYITGEVLKVNGGMYM from the coding sequence ATGAACGGGTTCAAGGACAAGGTGGTGCTGGTCACGGGTGGTTCGCGCGGCATCGGCCGGGCGTGCGCGGTGGCGTTCGCCAAGGCGGGCGCGGCCACGGTGGTCATCAGCTACGCGGGCAACGAGGCGGCGGCTCAGGAGACGCTGGGGCTCATCCAGGCGGCCGGCGCCAAGGGCGAGTCGCTCAAGTTCGACGTGTCGGACACCGCCGCGTGCGCCAGCACCGTGGAGCATGTCGTCAAGACGCACGGCCGGCTGGACGTGCTCGTCAACAACGCGGGCGTGGCGGTGGACGGCCTCGTCATGCGCGTGAAGGACGAGGACTGGGACAAGCAGATGGACACCAACCTGAAGGGCGCCTTTGCCCTCATCCGCGCCGCCAGCCGCCCGATGATGAAGCAGCGGGGCGGGGCCATCATCAACCTCACCTCGATCGTCGGGGAGTCGGGCAACGGGGGCCAGGCGGCCTACTCCGCCTCCAAGGCGGGCCTCATCGGCTTGACCAAGTCGGTGGCCAAGGAGCTGGCCAGCCGCAACATCCGCGTCAACGCCGTGTCCCCCGGTTTCATCGGCACGGACATGACGGCGCAGATCCCCGAGGACATGCGCAAGAAGATGGTCGAGAGCATTCCCCTGGCGCGGCTCGGCAATCCGGAAGAAGTCGCCAACGCCGTGGTTTTCCTGGCCAGCGATGCGGCTACCTACATCACCGGAGAAGTTCTGAAGGTGAATGGCGGCATGTACATGTAG
- a CDS encoding porin, whose translation MTKNLLVALLTLASGAARAQAAEPQPAATPPAETSPAQPSEAPPAPTEAAPTETAATPSIEERLTTDEGKVAALEEQNIETKSDLSLLKKLKISGYVQSRYQYQQPDEDEANPGVHLNDGFSRFTVRRGRIKTTYNGDMGLLMLQVDIIPTAVALRDAEATLYIPGTKQNLSVTLGQMKLPFGYEAPQSSSDREFPERTRVVGAYLPGERDRGLRFNGKFGVMRVAAGFFDGNGISNSNFFGVDNDKEKDFVGRLGFDLKWISGGVSGWKGTTLGKRTTGPNPDAFRTAYDRDRVGADLQVYLDLLPLGGTALKGEFIGGTAYQRNNVEQLGIAGHGYYALLVQNIGIHDILALRYEYFDGQNGLDAIESGSRLGTNNAIGTLGIAAIHNFGETIELTAAYELSMTETVNGGTAKDPSDNLFTLQLQARY comes from the coding sequence GTGACCAAGAATCTTCTCGTTGCCCTGCTGACTCTGGCCTCCGGCGCCGCACGGGCCCAGGCAGCGGAGCCGCAACCCGCCGCGACTCCTCCGGCGGAGACTTCCCCAGCCCAGCCCTCTGAGGCCCCCCCGGCGCCGACCGAGGCCGCTCCGACCGAGACCGCCGCCACGCCTTCCATCGAAGAGCGGCTCACCACGGACGAGGGAAAGGTCGCCGCGCTCGAGGAGCAGAACATCGAGACGAAGAGCGACCTGTCTTTGCTCAAGAAGCTGAAGATCTCCGGCTACGTCCAGAGCCGCTACCAGTACCAGCAGCCGGACGAGGACGAGGCCAACCCGGGCGTGCATCTCAACGACGGCTTCAGCCGCTTCACCGTCCGCCGCGGCCGCATCAAGACCACCTACAACGGCGACATGGGCCTGCTGATGCTGCAGGTGGACATCATCCCCACGGCCGTGGCGCTCCGCGACGCCGAGGCGACGCTCTACATCCCCGGTACCAAGCAGAACCTTTCGGTCACCCTCGGCCAGATGAAGCTGCCGTTCGGCTACGAGGCGCCGCAGTCCTCCAGCGATCGTGAGTTCCCCGAGCGCACCCGCGTCGTGGGGGCCTACCTGCCCGGCGAGCGGGATCGGGGCCTGAGGTTCAACGGCAAGTTCGGGGTGATGCGGGTAGCCGCGGGCTTCTTCGACGGCAACGGCATCAGTAACTCGAATTTCTTCGGCGTGGACAACGACAAGGAGAAGGACTTCGTCGGCCGCCTGGGCTTCGACTTGAAGTGGATCTCCGGCGGCGTCTCTGGCTGGAAGGGCACGACGCTCGGCAAACGCACCACCGGCCCCAACCCAGATGCCTTCCGCACCGCCTACGATCGCGACCGCGTCGGCGCGGATCTTCAGGTCTACCTGGACCTGCTGCCGCTGGGTGGCACCGCCCTCAAGGGCGAGTTCATCGGTGGCACGGCCTATCAGCGCAACAACGTCGAGCAGCTAGGCATCGCGGGGCACGGCTATTACGCGCTCCTCGTCCAGAACATCGGCATCCATGACATCCTGGCCCTGCGCTACGAGTACTTCGATGGCCAGAACGGCCTCGACGCCATCGAGAGCGGCAGCCGGCTGGGCACCAACAACGCCATCGGCACGCTCGGCATCGCGGCCATCCACAACTTCGGCGAGACCATCGAGCTCACTGCCGCCTACGAGCTGTCGATGACCGAGACCGTCAACGGCGGCACCGCCAAGGACCCGTCCGACAACCTGTTCACCCTGCAGTTGCAGGCCCGCTACTAG